In one window of Cytophagaceae bacterium ABcell3 DNA:
- a CDS encoding type IX secretion system membrane protein PorP/SprF: MKKLIFLLLVLVLFPALAKAQQDALFSQYMFNMLLVNPAYAGSREVVSLNALGRKQWIGIPGAPETATFSADMPFRNETMGAGITLFNDRIGVFSNTGMYASYAYRLQLTKSTLLSAGVSAGFTNFQANFTSVQLDEFGNSGDLAFSQDLSRFLPNVGIGLFLNSDKYYIGFSIPQMLTNRLDLDRSYSARQYRHIFLMGGYVFTLNQHLKLKPSTLIKQVHGAPIQVDLNANLWLYDRYSVGISYRSLTAPVLILEMQLLDQFRLGYAFDYTHSQLRYYNNGTHEIMLRYEFGYDKRKMVSPRHF, encoded by the coding sequence ATGAAAAAACTTATATTTTTACTACTCGTTTTAGTCCTTTTTCCGGCTTTAGCCAAAGCTCAGCAGGATGCTTTGTTCTCTCAGTACATGTTCAACATGCTACTGGTAAACCCAGCTTATGCAGGTAGCAGGGAAGTGGTTTCTCTCAATGCCTTAGGAAGAAAACAGTGGATTGGCATACCTGGAGCTCCTGAAACAGCTACTTTTAGTGCGGACATGCCTTTCAGAAATGAAACTATGGGTGCAGGCATCACTTTGTTCAATGACAGAATTGGTGTATTCAGCAATACCGGCATGTATGCTAGTTATGCTTATAGGCTCCAATTAACCAAATCTACCTTATTATCAGCAGGGGTATCGGCAGGGTTTACAAACTTTCAGGCAAACTTTACAAGTGTACAATTAGATGAATTTGGGAACAGTGGCGACTTAGCTTTCTCTCAAGACTTAAGCAGGTTTTTACCTAATGTTGGCATTGGCTTATTTTTAAATAGCGACAAGTATTACATTGGGTTTTCCATACCACAAATGCTAACCAATAGATTAGACTTAGATAGAAGCTATTCTGCCCGACAATATAGACATATATTCTTAATGGGTGGATATGTATTCACATTGAACCAGCACTTAAAACTTAAACCATCAACATTGATCAAACAAGTGCACGGTGCGCCTATTCAAGTAGACCTAAATGCAAACCTTTGGTTATACGACAGATATTCGGTAGGTATATCCTACAGGAGCTTAACTGCCCCTGTATTGATACTGGAAATGCAGTTATTAGACCAATTCAGACTAGGGTATGCTTTTGATTATACACACTCTCAGTTGAGATATTACAACAATGGCACCCATGAAATAATGTTACGCTATGAATTCGGTTATGATAAGCGTAAAATGGTTTCCCCAAGACATTTTTAA
- a CDS encoding OmpA family protein, with amino-acid sequence MNSTYKYILVLLILISFQAVGQRNPFRLADSHYKNMRFASAIEQYELSLQYQKEAPPEVYKNLANSYFRVGDMTNAKRVYKIYFSDTTGIADKDHASILEFAQTLAQTGNYEKAAEYYKVYADLKGHKDPRGKKFKTTYLDNISNLYKDSTLYTVSSVNFNSPQSDFSPVFYQNGIVFCSSRKREEGIRRVFGQDNTAFLNLYYLDTTYVEKQTDYVTDKSKEGKDSDKYSFVKYNEELHSDETRITSNDSYTVGYHGHIFQKYTNPHKKFEAVPFSRAINSKFHDGPATFNPDQNIILFTRNNLSRGRARRGKDGVNRLKIYMATKKDEEDWKNIQELPFNGDDFSTAHPAFAPDGETVYFASDRPGGYGGSDLYKVTFKDGKWSEPENLGEEINTKGNEFFPFVDELGVLYFSSDGHPGLGGLDLFKYEDGELTHLNYPISSKRDDFGVLVWDNGRKGFLSSNRNTGGHGDDIYMFTAQRMLQLAGKVFDKHTGKILPESNVILKDSTGQVIAQTLSDSTGSFLLEVDYDRAYALTGLKKAYRDTTKKFTTFLVKEKKIQKDLHLWSMIDLALKGLVTDKETEEPLDSVHVKINDTKTGKSIFETLTLEDGSFKKVLKDLLLNDSIDFQIKLERDNYLSKTVPFTTLVKDTSEQLTLAMDKIQIGTDIGKLLDLKPIYFDLGKWDIRPDAAEELDKVVELMLENHNLVIELGAHTDCRASKSYNQTLSDKRAKASAEYVRSRGIEPERIYGQGYGESKLINHCECEGDYVVPCSEEEHALNRRTEFLVVSNEEDKSKPKKVTPANKDAIFKEVNMPTESNTEDQEEHKEPSSEEIEDTEERVRPAEEADIENSEEAKPHDSPEGSYENLNLEEEDHWDGNAPGSNENDQTKEEGDTSETEMKQENVHSPDDQQPTMKVVEEAPAIDTSEAGGDTGIEDETPVKETQEDNVILEDKNEANPNTSQEGQAEPMEEESESKTLDEIPAKEKDIAKELLKSGVSIDIIMKSTGLSREEVESLK; translated from the coding sequence ATGAATAGTACATATAAATATATACTGGTTCTTCTGATACTTATCTCGTTTCAGGCTGTTGGGCAGAGAAATCCTTTCAGGCTAGCAGACAGTCATTATAAAAATATGAGATTTGCCAGTGCCATAGAACAGTATGAACTATCGCTTCAGTATCAAAAAGAGGCTCCACCGGAAGTATACAAAAATCTTGCAAACTCATATTTCCGTGTGGGCGATATGACCAATGCCAAACGTGTATACAAAATATATTTTAGCGACACTACCGGAATAGCAGACAAAGACCATGCTTCTATACTTGAATTTGCCCAAACCCTGGCCCAAACTGGAAACTATGAAAAAGCCGCTGAATATTATAAGGTTTATGCTGACTTGAAAGGACATAAAGATCCCAGAGGAAAGAAGTTTAAAACTACATACTTAGACAATATCAGCAACTTATATAAAGACTCGACATTATATACAGTCTCAAGTGTCAATTTTAACTCTCCCCAGTCCGACTTTAGTCCAGTTTTTTACCAAAACGGTATTGTATTCTGCTCATCAAGGAAAAGAGAAGAGGGTATCAGAAGGGTATTTGGACAAGATAACACCGCGTTTTTAAACCTTTACTATCTAGACACAACTTATGTAGAAAAACAGACAGACTACGTTACTGACAAATCAAAGGAAGGGAAAGACTCTGACAAATATTCTTTTGTAAAATATAATGAAGAACTCCACTCCGACGAGACAAGAATAACCAGCAACGACTCCTACACTGTAGGGTATCATGGCCACATTTTCCAAAAGTATACCAACCCTCATAAAAAATTTGAGGCTGTGCCTTTTAGCAGGGCCATCAACAGCAAATTCCATGACGGCCCGGCCACTTTTAACCCAGACCAAAATATAATCCTATTCACAAGAAACAACTTATCCAGAGGTAGAGCCAGAAGAGGCAAAGATGGTGTAAATAGGCTTAAAATATACATGGCTACAAAAAAAGATGAGGAAGACTGGAAAAACATCCAAGAACTCCCATTCAATGGAGACGATTTTTCTACTGCTCATCCTGCTTTTGCCCCTGATGGAGAAACAGTATACTTTGCATCCGACAGACCAGGAGGTTATGGAGGCTCTGACCTTTATAAAGTAACCTTTAAAGACGGAAAATGGTCTGAACCAGAAAACCTTGGTGAAGAAATTAACACCAAAGGCAATGAGTTTTTCCCCTTTGTAGACGAACTAGGCGTACTTTACTTTTCCTCCGATGGTCATCCTGGTTTGGGAGGATTAGACCTCTTTAAGTATGAAGATGGAGAGCTTACACACCTTAACTATCCTATTAGTTCAAAAAGAGACGACTTTGGCGTACTCGTATGGGACAATGGCAGAAAAGGTTTCTTAAGTTCAAACCGAAATACAGGAGGACACGGAGATGACATCTATATGTTTACTGCACAGAGAATGCTGCAATTGGCAGGAAAAGTTTTTGACAAACATACAGGAAAGATACTCCCTGAATCAAATGTAATTCTAAAAGACTCAACTGGCCAAGTGATAGCACAAACGTTATCTGATTCTACAGGTAGTTTTTTATTAGAAGTTGACTACGATCGTGCCTATGCACTTACTGGACTTAAAAAGGCTTATAGAGATACTACCAAAAAATTTACCACCTTCTTGGTCAAAGAGAAAAAAATCCAAAAAGACCTTCACCTATGGAGCATGATAGACCTGGCACTAAAGGGATTGGTAACGGATAAAGAGACCGAAGAACCACTGGACAGTGTACATGTAAAAATTAATGATACAAAAACGGGCAAAAGTATATTTGAAACCCTTACGTTAGAAGATGGCTCTTTTAAGAAAGTACTAAAAGACCTACTCCTCAATGATAGCATAGACTTTCAGATTAAGCTTGAACGCGACAACTATTTGTCCAAAACTGTACCATTTACAACATTGGTCAAAGACACCTCTGAACAGCTAACGCTGGCTATGGACAAAATACAGATAGGTACAGACATAGGAAAGCTTCTGGACCTAAAACCTATATATTTTGACCTTGGCAAATGGGACATACGACCAGATGCAGCAGAGGAACTAGACAAAGTAGTTGAATTGATGCTGGAAAACCATAACCTGGTGATTGAACTTGGAGCACATACCGACTGTCGCGCCAGCAAATCTTATAACCAAACACTCTCAGATAAGCGGGCCAAAGCATCTGCCGAATATGTTCGTTCCAGAGGTATTGAACCGGAAAGGATTTATGGACAAGGTTACGGTGAAAGTAAGCTTATAAACCATTGTGAATGTGAAGGAGACTATGTCGTGCCTTGTTCAGAGGAAGAACATGCGCTCAACAGAAGGACCGAGTTTCTTGTAGTCAGCAATGAGGAAGATAAAAGCAAGCCTAAAAAAGTAACGCCAGCAAACAAAGACGCTATTTTCAAGGAGGTTAATATGCCTACAGAAAGCAACACCGAAGACCAGGAGGAGCATAAGGAGCCTTCATCTGAAGAAATAGAAGATACAGAAGAAAGGGTGCGCCCAGCAGAAGAAGCTGACATTGAAAACTCAGAAGAGGCCAAGCCACATGATTCACCAGAAGGTAGTTATGAGAATTTAAATTTAGAGGAAGAAGATCATTGGGATGGTAACGCACCTGGGTCTAATGAAAACGACCAAACAAAAGAAGAGGGAGACACGTCTGAGACTGAAATGAAACAGGAAAATGTTCATAGTCCAGACGATCAACAACCAACAATGAAAGTGGTGGAAGAAGCACCAGCCATAGACACAAGCGAAGCTGGAGGTGACACTGGCATAGAAGATGAAACTCCGGTTAAAGAAACTCAAGAAGATAATGTAATTTTAGAAGACAAAAACGAGGCAAACCCTAACACTTCCCAAGAAGGTCAAGCAGAACCTATGGAAGAAGAAAGTGAGTCAAAAACGCTAGATGAGATCCCTGCCAAAGAAAAAGATATTGCCAAAGAGTTATTGAAAAGTGGGGTAAGTATAGACATCATTATGAAATCCACCGGGCTAAGCAGAGAGGAAGTTGAAAGTTTAAAATAA
- a CDS encoding outer membrane beta-barrel protein — protein sequence MKKLFLVLAAIFLVSLESFSQIGQGQWMLGGSLSLNGRNSSAEMDGTNSYFNAGLSARAGYFVSDNIAIGMSPGYSFLRSASDDLIAWDGYMESNVYTRHLYNASPFIRVYKQLFNSRAYLFGQGSLDFFHMRSSSGRDQTSSRTIANSIGASIAPGVNFFVHDKIALEVLFGGLSSRYERSIRSGDNLVSDVVEREFQYNFSLNLRSLRFGLIFFL from the coding sequence ATGAAAAAACTTTTTTTAGTACTCGCAGCTATTTTTCTAGTTTCTTTAGAATCATTTTCGCAAATAGGTCAAGGGCAATGGATGCTCGGTGGCTCTTTGAGCTTGAATGGTCGAAATTCAAGTGCTGAAATGGATGGGACTAATTCTTATTTTAATGCGGGCTTGAGCGCGCGCGCAGGATATTTTGTAAGCGATAATATTGCCATAGGAATGTCCCCAGGGTATTCTTTTTTGAGAAGTGCTTCAGATGACCTTATCGCATGGGATGGGTATATGGAATCTAATGTTTATACCAGGCACTTATATAATGCATCTCCGTTTATTAGGGTGTATAAACAACTTTTTAATTCACGGGCCTACCTGTTTGGACAGGGAAGTTTAGATTTTTTTCATATGAGATCGAGTAGCGGACGAGATCAAACTTCTTCCAGGACCATTGCCAATAGTATCGGTGCTTCTATCGCCCCGGGAGTTAACTTCTTTGTCCATGATAAAATTGCTTTGGAGGTTCTATTTGGCGGCCTTTCCAGCCGATATGAAAGATCTATAAGAAGTGGTGATAATTTAGTTAGTGATGTGGTTGAGAGAGAGTTTCAATATAATTTCAGTTTAAATTTACGGTCTTTAAGATTTGGGTTGATATTTTTCCTTTAA
- a CDS encoding GNAT family N-acetyltransferase produces MYKIKTAQESEIENLIALIALAFSSDPFNRWALKDPKDYITLFPFFARAFGGNAIKRSTAFYIDGYAGAALWMPPSVEPDFETLTDLVEKNIPSEIKPDLFSIFEQMGEAHPSEPCWYLPMLGVDPVRQNQGLGSALLNHGLAQIDEQGGMAYLEASSLRSVPLYERHGFKVIGEIQSGSSPIMYPMIRKP; encoded by the coding sequence ATGTACAAAATTAAAACAGCACAAGAATCAGAAATAGAGAATTTAATAGCTCTTATAGCGTTGGCTTTTAGTTCCGACCCTTTTAACCGATGGGCTTTAAAAGATCCCAAAGACTATATAACACTGTTCCCTTTTTTCGCTCGTGCTTTTGGAGGAAATGCAATTAAGCGTTCAACAGCTTTTTATATTGATGGATATGCGGGGGCGGCTTTATGGATGCCTCCTTCTGTTGAGCCTGACTTTGAGACTTTGACCGATTTGGTTGAGAAAAATATCCCTTCTGAAATTAAGCCTGATTTGTTCAGCATATTTGAACAAATGGGTGAAGCTCACCCTTCTGAGCCATGTTGGTATTTACCTATGTTAGGAGTTGACCCTGTCCGCCAAAATCAAGGGCTTGGTTCTGCGCTGTTAAATCATGGGTTGGCACAAATAGATGAGCAAGGTGGAATGGCTTATCTGGAAGCTTCAAGCCTGCGGAGCGTCCCTTTGTATGAAAGGCATGGTTTTAAGGTTATTGGAGAAATTCAATCGGGTAGTTCACCTATCATGTATCCTATGATTAGAAAACCTTAA
- a CDS encoding DUF1571 domain-containing protein, translating to MNRLNLILRFTVFLLFIYPLCATSWVSGQLTGPEIIEKMRAGIDKIETLKFRMNKRERVGGKILTREQMCKYNRKPHKVYTKILAPSEGIEVLYVEGENKNKAYVYPNGFPYLTLSLDPYGSNMRKDNHHTVHEVGFEYINDIVSDIAKKKKDNPEKYLKYLGDTVVHGRKCFKVLIDYPDFDFYPYKVKPGENITDIAYRLFISDFMILEENNLKDYKDVKPGQVIKIPNAYARKTYLYIDQEYYLPVLQVMYDHKGLYAEYDFVDLEVNPKLAPEEFTKGYKEYNF from the coding sequence ATGAATAGATTGAATTTGATTTTAAGATTTACTGTTTTTTTGTTGTTTATTTACCCTCTTTGTGCCACATCTTGGGTTTCAGGCCAATTGACGGGGCCGGAGATTATTGAAAAAATGAGGGCAGGTATAGATAAAATTGAAACCCTTAAGTTTAGAATGAATAAGAGAGAGCGGGTAGGAGGTAAGATCTTGACTAGGGAACAAATGTGCAAATACAACCGGAAACCTCATAAGGTATATACAAAGATACTTGCCCCTTCTGAAGGCATAGAAGTGCTTTATGTAGAAGGAGAAAACAAAAACAAAGCATATGTCTACCCTAATGGCTTCCCGTATTTGACTCTAAGTCTGGATCCTTATGGGAGTAATATGAGAAAAGATAACCACCATACAGTACATGAGGTAGGTTTTGAATATATCAATGATATTGTTTCAGATATAGCGAAAAAGAAAAAAGACAACCCTGAAAAATACCTGAAATACCTTGGGGATACAGTAGTCCATGGCCGTAAATGCTTTAAAGTATTGATTGACTACCCTGACTTTGATTTTTACCCTTACAAAGTTAAACCGGGAGAGAATATTACCGATATTGCCTACAGGTTATTTATAAGTGACTTTATGATTCTGGAAGAGAATAACTTAAAGGATTACAAAGATGTTAAGCCGGGGCAGGTAATTAAAATACCTAACGCATATGCTCGCAAAACATACTTGTATATCGACCAAGAATATTACCTCCCGGTTTTACAGGTAATGTATGACCATAAAGGGTTATATGCGGAGTATGATTTTGTTGACTTAGAGGTAAACCCCAAACTGGCACCAGAAGAATTTACAAAAGGTTATAAAGAATATAATTTTTAA
- a CDS encoding alpha/beta hydrolase, whose translation MQAFSLKALVSAYRVYFRMAFRMAPEKAAKRALSLFATPINQKVRAKEKLLLEKASRSYIDFEGMKICVYRWGKSSKKVLCIHGWEGNGDNFGGIAEQLVKEGFEVVAYDQPAHYRSTGRSSNLLQFSRLSAFLIKSEKPSCVVGHSFGSASGIVAFHDHPDLQVEKFIMLSVPDKLISVVNDYARLMRFTRTHKMHLLNYMNRVFGRQVEDIQMNRYIGACNSQMLLIHDKYDKVIPFSYAKNVARGNDKVNLFPIAHAGHYRMLWDPKVISEVSNFVKI comes from the coding sequence TTGCAAGCGTTTTCTTTAAAAGCTTTGGTGTCGGCTTATCGGGTTTACTTCAGAATGGCATTTCGTATGGCACCTGAAAAAGCGGCAAAAAGGGCTTTGAGCTTGTTTGCAACACCTATAAACCAGAAAGTAAGAGCTAAAGAAAAGCTGTTGCTGGAAAAAGCCTCACGTTCTTATATAGATTTTGAGGGTATGAAGATATGTGTCTATAGGTGGGGCAAGTCTTCCAAAAAGGTTTTATGTATTCATGGATGGGAAGGTAACGGAGATAATTTTGGAGGTATTGCAGAGCAGTTGGTGAAAGAGGGGTTTGAGGTTGTAGCCTATGATCAACCTGCGCATTACCGTAGTACTGGACGGTCTTCTAACCTATTACAATTCTCTCGGCTTTCCGCTTTTTTGATCAAAAGCGAAAAACCTTCATGTGTCGTGGGACATTCTTTTGGAAGTGCTTCCGGTATTGTAGCATTTCATGACCATCCTGACTTGCAGGTAGAAAAGTTTATTATGCTCAGTGTTCCTGATAAACTAATAAGTGTGGTAAACGATTACGCCCGGCTAATGAGGTTTACTAGAACACATAAGATGCATTTGCTTAATTATATGAACCGGGTTTTCGGGCGCCAGGTCGAAGATATCCAAATGAACCGATACATTGGTGCTTGCAATTCCCAGATGCTGCTTATTCATGATAAGTATGATAAGGTGATTCCTTTTTCATATGCCAAAAATGTGGCTCGTGGCAATGATAAAGTTAACTTATTTCCTATTGCTCATGCAGGTCATTATAGGATGCTATGGGATCCAAAAGTGATAAGTGAAGTTTCAAATTTTGTCAAAATTTAG
- a CDS encoding TIGR02117 family protein gives MNRLKNKITVSLLIVPLAVLSYLAYATIFSVISVNNTYQASPKGIPVYVSTNGVHTDITLPAQTSTINWLKKLFPNKNTAYKYIAFGWGDKTFYAETPSWSDFRLSTGLKALFYSEGSAMHIKGLTYQPIESEKVYKLTLNLKEFQQLVDFIERSFQTDQAGSYIPIYNHHYGNNDFFYEGEGVYSFLNTCNNWTNSALKASGVRTAVWAPFEKSVMYHRVK, from the coding sequence ATGAACCGTTTAAAAAATAAAATAACTGTTTCGCTGCTGATCGTTCCATTGGCTGTTCTGAGCTATTTGGCGTACGCTACTATATTTTCTGTAATCTCAGTGAACAACACCTATCAAGCTTCTCCCAAAGGAATACCTGTTTATGTAAGCACAAATGGCGTACACACGGACATTACGCTTCCAGCTCAAACATCAACTATCAATTGGCTAAAAAAGTTGTTTCCGAACAAGAACACAGCTTATAAGTATATCGCTTTTGGCTGGGGAGATAAAACATTTTATGCAGAAACCCCTTCTTGGTCAGATTTCCGACTTTCTACAGGTCTAAAAGCCCTTTTCTACTCTGAAGGTTCTGCCATGCATATTAAAGGATTGACTTATCAGCCAATCGAGTCTGAAAAAGTTTACAAGTTGACCTTAAACCTCAAAGAGTTCCAACAATTAGTAGATTTTATAGAAAGATCATTTCAAACAGATCAAGCAGGAAGTTATATTCCCATCTACAACCACCACTATGGCAATAATGATTTTTTTTATGAAGGGGAAGGAGTGTATTCATTTCTTAACACCTGCAACAACTGGACAAATTCGGCTTTAAAAGCTTCTGGGGTGCGGACTGCCGTATGGGCTCCTTTTGAAAAATCTGTTATGTATCATAGAGTAAAATAA
- a CDS encoding porin family protein: MRGMIRSGHIVKCVALLIVGVLGSLTVSAQQTGFGVRGGVNGMAFENQSLLEEESLRGWHGGAYLKLGITESFGLQPELLFSRYGYSAGATEAQAEASYDYHLNYLDLPVMLRFHITPGLYILGGPQFSYMLQARERIGWDQFAEEFTDIREERGDNIDVGAVVGIAFELPNGLNIGARYGFEFSRSYSLDHFTQEHGRRIGQIHLGYTFGGRGDL; the protein is encoded by the coding sequence ATGAGGGGAATGATAAGAAGTGGTCATATAGTAAAATGTGTTGCGCTGTTAATAGTGGGGGTCTTGGGTAGTTTGACAGTCTCTGCTCAGCAAACAGGCTTTGGTGTTAGAGGAGGTGTTAATGGTATGGCTTTCGAGAACCAGAGTTTGCTTGAGGAGGAAAGTTTGCGTGGCTGGCATGGAGGTGCATACCTGAAACTTGGTATAACGGAAAGCTTTGGTCTTCAGCCGGAACTTTTGTTTTCGAGGTATGGGTATTCGGCGGGCGCTACAGAAGCACAAGCAGAGGCTTCTTATGACTATCATTTAAATTACCTAGACCTTCCGGTGATGCTAAGGTTTCACATTACTCCTGGATTATATATTCTAGGTGGGCCTCAGTTTTCTTATATGTTGCAAGCCCGAGAAAGGATAGGATGGGATCAGTTTGCTGAGGAGTTTACCGATATTCGAGAAGAGCGCGGAGATAATATCGATGTGGGGGCTGTTGTTGGTATAGCATTTGAATTACCTAACGGGCTGAACATTGGAGCAAGATATGGTTTTGAGTTTTCACGAAGCTATTCACTTGATCACTTTACCCAAGAGCATGGCAGGCGCATTGGGCAGATCCATTTAGGATATACCTTTGGAGGCCGAGGGGACTTATAG
- a CDS encoding outer membrane beta-barrel protein, whose protein sequence is MSVKQILGVISFLVVMSFGTAQTQSIGFGLRGGIDRGYEYGNVFGQGNLRGFQGGAYARFDFIGGVFGIHPEVLFSRRTFSADNGPFLFPDTEELMPNYRRNYTFVDVPVFLRINVTPGFHFLVGPQVSGLLYSREHYYEPEGRSHSIYHSGYENRLDLYGVAGLGYEFESGFNVGFRYGVGLGQIHGGGSSGNAGLLFDRQAQLVVGYTFLTRGKE, encoded by the coding sequence ATGAGTGTAAAGCAAATATTAGGTGTGATATCCTTTTTGGTGGTTATGAGCTTTGGTACTGCTCAGACGCAAAGTATTGGCTTTGGATTAAGAGGGGGGATAGATCGTGGATATGAGTATGGAAATGTGTTTGGACAAGGGAACTTAAGAGGTTTTCAGGGTGGTGCTTACGCCAGGTTTGATTTCATAGGAGGTGTGTTTGGCATTCACCCTGAAGTTTTGTTTTCTAGACGCACTTTTTCTGCAGACAATGGGCCGTTTTTATTTCCAGATACAGAAGAGCTTATGCCTAACTATAGGAGAAACTACACCTTTGTAGATGTACCTGTTTTTCTTCGGATTAATGTTACCCCTGGGTTTCACTTTTTGGTTGGGCCACAGGTTTCGGGGCTTTTATATTCTCGAGAGCATTATTATGAACCAGAAGGTAGATCGCATAGCATATACCATAGTGGATATGAAAACCGCTTAGATTTATATGGCGTTGCTGGTTTGGGCTATGAATTTGAAAGTGGGTTTAATGTAGGATTTAGGTATGGTGTTGGCTTAGGGCAGATACATGGCGGTGGAAGTTCGGGAAATGCAGGCTTGCTATTTGATAGACAGGCACAGTTAGTAGTAGGTTATACGTTTTTAACGAGAGGCAAAGAGTAA
- a CDS encoding porin family protein — translation MGRVKLYLKVMSLVLGIVFTSNSLFAQRQQSSIGIRGGTNMAASAGERNIFGDNSLRGYHLGFYTQINIAGFFGIQPEFLFSRRSFDAPRGTHVHPPTEEAFPFYRQSFDYLDIPIFLRFNIVKGFHVLAGPQLSNFLGSQERYIGFRGREYIQRHLGGNYMDLSGVVGLAYEFRDGLNIGVRYGYGLGRIHSITNFEGGNVPHQTQGMFTVGYTFGRTPYHGTYHDDYYFDGE, via the coding sequence ATGGGAAGAGTAAAATTGTATTTGAAAGTGATGTCTTTGGTTTTAGGGATTGTTTTTACCAGCAATTCACTGTTTGCTCAGAGACAACAATCTTCAATAGGTATTAGAGGGGGAACTAATATGGCTGCATCAGCCGGAGAACGGAATATATTTGGCGATAACAGCCTTCGAGGATACCATTTAGGCTTTTATACTCAGATAAATATAGCCGGTTTCTTTGGTATTCAACCAGAGTTCTTGTTTTCCAGACGTTCTTTTGATGCGCCAAGAGGAACACATGTGCACCCTCCAACAGAGGAAGCATTTCCTTTTTACAGACAAAGTTTTGATTACCTAGACATACCAATTTTCTTACGCTTTAATATTGTAAAAGGGTTTCACGTATTGGCAGGGCCCCAGTTGTCTAATTTTCTTGGCTCTCAGGAAAGATATATTGGCTTTCGGGGAAGAGAATATATTCAGAGACATTTAGGGGGAAATTATATGGACCTTTCGGGTGTCGTAGGACTGGCTTACGAGTTTAGAGACGGACTTAATATTGGCGTGCGATATGGGTATGGTTTAGGAAGAATCCATAGTATTACAAACTTTGAAGGTGGTAATGTGCCACATCAGACTCAGGGTATGTTTACTGTGGGGTATACTTTTGGGAGAACTCCATACCATGGTACCTATCATGACGACTATTATTTCGATGGGGAATAA